In a genomic window of Vairimorpha necatrix chromosome 12, complete sequence:
- a CDS encoding ribosomal protein uL6: MTRILTERKISIPGECQVDLTKKCFTFTGPKGKLVHDCSKYLMYFTVEDSEIVIRLWHAKRKQIALATTVTSLLRNSITAVTKGFSYVMKAVHKHFSINFEIKENGKVLLIKNFMGEKAPREFRMKGQAVVKMLPERKGCISIEGPSLPDVSQTAGDITNACRAKKLDARLFLDGIYVVEKTTMVE; the protein is encoded by the coding sequence ATGACTAGAATCCTTACAGAAAGAAAGATTTCTATCCCTGGAGAATGTCAAGTCGACTTAACCAAAAAGTGTTTTACTTTCACTGGTCCCAAGGGCAAATTAGTCCACGACTGTTCCAAATATCTCATGTATTTCACAGTCGAAGATTCAGAAATAGTCATCAGATTATGGCACGCCAAGAGGAAACAAATAGCCTTAGCTACTACAGTCACATCTCTATTAAGAAATTCTATTACTGCTGTTACTAAAGGCTTCTCTTATGTCATGAAAGCAGTGCATAAACATTTCTCTATAAATTTCgagataaaagaaaatggGAAAGTTTTACtaattaagaattttatgGGAGAAAAGGCGCCTAGAGAATTTAGAATGAAAGGACAAGCAGTAGTGAAAATGTTGCCTGAGAGGAAAGGGTGTATTAGTATTGAGGGGCCGTCTTTACCAGATGTGTCACAGACAGCGGGGGATATTACTAATGCTTGTAGGGCTAAGAAATTAGACGCgagattatttttagatggAATTTATGTAGTAGAAAAGACTACTATGGTTGAATAA
- a CDS encoding Sm-like protein — protein MLPPLEYLTLFLNTKIRILLKTGDIYSGILQGIDSHINILLSEYEESKEDTVLFIRGENICLIGNEA, from the coding sequence ATGCTTCCACCTCTAGAATATCTCACATTATTTCTTAACACTAAAATCCGTATACTCCTCAAAACTGGAGATATTTACTCTGGTATATTACAGGGAATTGATAGTCATATAAACATTCTACTATCAGAATATGAAGAATCAAAGGAAGACACTGTCTTGTTTATAAGAGGGGAAAATATCTGCTTGATTGGCAATGaagcataa
- a CDS encoding ribosome biogenesis protein RLP24 — MRIEKCFFCSSNIYPGHGTVFVRNDSTVFRFCRSKCSKAFKKRKNPRKIKWTKISRKIRGKELLQDKIYEFEHKLQVPNIYDREVVNKTLEAIPRISCIRSKRESMFIKNRILSNKEKDKENEMKIIEKHRGLIEEEENENKKKVQRKQTETN, encoded by the coding sequence ATGAGAATAGAAAAATGCTTCTTTTGTTCAAGTAACATTTATCCCGGCCATGGCACTGTTTTCGTCAGAAATGACTCCACTGTCTTCAGATTCTGCAGATCAAAATGCTCAAAAGCATTTAAAAAGCGTAAAAATCCACGAAAAATCAAATGGACAAAAATCTCCAGAAAAATACGCGGGAAAGAACTTCTacaagataaaatatatgaatttGAGCATAAACTACAAGTACcaaatatttatgataGAGAAGTAGTAAATAAGACACTAGAAGCTATACCAAGGATATCATGTATAAGAAGTAAAAGAGAGAGtatgtttattaaaaatagaatattgagtaataaagaaaaagataaagAGAATGAGATGAAGATTATTGAGAAGCATAGAGGATTaatagaagaagaagagaATGAGAATAAAAAGAAAGTACAAAGAAAACAAACCGAGACAAActaa